The following are from one region of the Natrinema sp. HArc-T2 genome:
- the cofD gene encoding 2-phospho-L-lactate transferase encodes MVTFLSGGTGTPKLLDGAGVAFSPEETTVIANTGDDIELGGLFVSPDVDTLLFQGGGILDRETWWGIDDDTHRTNAALSEIASTAGLPDGPQYLPEEKQTTGRRLANWRRFSGVAEFMTIGDRDRAVHITRTSLLDEGKTLSEATQRLADAFGVTIDLLPMSDDPVASLVHTDEGMMHFQEYWVAHRGEPTVETVEFRGSSDAEPAPGVLEALDDTVVIGPSNPVTSIGPMLALPGVADALAETTVVAVSPFLGDDAFSGPAGDLMAAVHAEPSTEGLATAYPFVDAFVIDEDDDADFDRPTVRTDIRIDDSEDAARVTRAVDDAIDRVR; translated from the coding sequence GGTAACTTTCCTCTCTGGAGGCACCGGAACGCCGAAACTCTTAGACGGCGCCGGTGTCGCGTTCTCGCCAGAGGAGACCACGGTCATCGCCAATACGGGTGATGACATCGAACTCGGTGGACTGTTCGTCTCGCCGGATGTCGATACCCTACTGTTTCAGGGCGGTGGCATCCTCGACCGCGAGACGTGGTGGGGAATCGATGACGACACGCACCGAACCAACGCAGCGCTGTCTGAGATCGCGTCGACCGCTGGACTTCCCGACGGGCCGCAATACCTCCCCGAGGAAAAACAGACCACGGGCCGGCGACTCGCGAACTGGCGGCGCTTTTCGGGGGTCGCGGAGTTCATGACGATCGGCGACCGCGACCGGGCCGTCCACATCACGCGCACCAGTCTCCTCGATGAGGGCAAGACGTTGAGCGAGGCGACCCAGCGGCTGGCCGACGCGTTCGGCGTCACGATCGACCTGCTCCCGATGAGCGACGATCCCGTCGCCAGTCTCGTCCACACCGACGAGGGCATGATGCACTTTCAGGAGTACTGGGTCGCCCACCGCGGCGAGCCGACTGTCGAAACCGTCGAATTTCGGGGCTCGTCGGATGCCGAGCCCGCGCCGGGCGTTCTCGAGGCACTCGACGACACCGTCGTCATCGGCCCCTCGAACCCGGTCACCAGCATCGGGCCGATGCTCGCACTGCCGGGCGTCGCCGACGCGCTCGCCGAGACGACGGTCGTTGCCGTCTCGCCGTTTCTCGGCGACGACGCTTTCTCCGGGCCCGCGGGCGACCTCATGGCTGCGGTCCATGCAGAGCCCAGCACCGAGGGGCTGGCGACCGCCTATCCGTTCGTCGACGCCTTCGTGATCGACGAGGACGACGACGCCGACTTCGACCGACCGACGGTTCGGACGGACATCCGGATCGACGACTCCGAAGATGCCGCGCGCGTCACTCGAGCCGTCGACGACGCGATCGATCGCGTGCGCTAA
- a CDS encoding tRNA-dihydrouridine synthase — protein sequence MSGRVSFTPPLALASLSGEADADWARAGADYAGAAFLGGIALDADARAAARDLVARDRSEFLPDDPLAFIDRQLAALEDVPLQPAFNVRSATVDPMADAARVCRDRDAYLEINAHCRQDELCAVGCGETLLQDGDRLASYVSRAAETGATVGVKVRAEVPGVDLSALARDLERAGADFAHIDAMDSESIIADVVDATDLFVIANNGVRDDATVREYADYGADAVSVGRPSDNPVVLERVRAAVDRHFGLEQVR from the coding sequence ATGTCCGGACGCGTCTCGTTTACGCCGCCGCTCGCACTCGCCAGCCTCAGCGGCGAGGCCGACGCTGACTGGGCGCGAGCCGGCGCTGACTACGCTGGCGCGGCGTTCCTCGGCGGGATCGCCCTCGATGCCGACGCGAGAGCGGCTGCACGCGACCTCGTCGCCCGCGACCGGTCCGAGTTCCTGCCCGACGATCCGCTCGCCTTTATCGACCGCCAGCTCGCAGCGCTCGAAGACGTCCCTCTCCAGCCAGCGTTCAACGTCCGGAGCGCGACTGTCGATCCGATGGCCGACGCGGCCCGCGTCTGTCGGGATCGGGACGCCTATCTCGAGATAAACGCCCACTGCCGGCAGGACGAACTCTGTGCCGTCGGCTGTGGCGAGACGCTCTTACAGGATGGCGACCGTCTCGCAAGCTACGTCAGCCGCGCAGCCGAGACCGGCGCGACCGTCGGCGTGAAGGTCCGCGCCGAAGTTCCCGGCGTCGATCTGTCGGCACTGGCCCGCGACCTCGAGCGCGCGGGGGCTGATTTCGCCCACATCGACGCGATGGACTCCGAGTCGATCATCGCGGACGTGGTCGATGCGACCGACCTGTTCGTGATCGCCAATAACGGCGTCCGCGACGACGCGACCGTCCGCGAGTACGCCGACTACGGGGCCGACGCGGTCAGCGTCGGTCGGCCCAGCGATAACCCCGTGGTGCTCGAACGCGTTCGCGCGGCTGTCGACCGCCACTTTGGCCTCGAGCAGGTTCGCTAG
- a CDS encoding HD domain-containing protein encodes MKVIKDSVHDHIQVDGVARDLLDTPEVQRLRHVGQLGTVSLVYPSANHTRFEHSLGVYHLACEALEHLAIEGRQAERVHAAALLHDVGHGPFSHNLESLTHRRTGRYHDDVHELLADGAVGEVLRDHDLEPDRVAELVAGEGRFGQVVSGELDVDRMDYLVRDAHHTGVPYGTIDHGRLVRELTFVDGELVLDEGNVQTAESLLVARALMNPTVYSHSVARISKAMLRRAAERLLDAPETDVDAATLQRMDDHDLIVALRSCDRTAAFSRRLDHRDLYKRAVWAELDDVPDEIIDADHETICDLEHEIGDRADVDPTDVILDVPSRPSMTESTTRVMVNGEIRQLGQQSPLVAALRAAQHSQWRLGVYSPPELRDRVGRAAVDVLRLDIDGALVSEVRNGLDATLDQFVD; translated from the coding sequence ATGAAAGTCATCAAGGACAGCGTCCACGACCACATCCAGGTCGACGGCGTCGCGCGTGACCTGCTCGACACGCCCGAAGTACAGCGGCTTCGGCACGTCGGCCAGCTCGGAACCGTCTCTCTCGTGTATCCTTCTGCCAACCACACTCGCTTTGAACACAGCCTCGGCGTCTATCACCTCGCCTGCGAGGCCCTCGAGCACCTCGCTATCGAGGGACGACAGGCCGAACGGGTCCACGCCGCCGCCCTGCTTCACGACGTGGGCCACGGCCCTTTCAGTCACAACCTCGAGTCGCTGACCCACCGTCGCACCGGTCGATATCACGACGACGTCCACGAGTTGCTCGCGGACGGGGCGGTCGGCGAGGTGTTGCGCGACCACGACCTCGAGCCCGACCGGGTCGCCGAGTTGGTCGCCGGCGAGGGACGCTTCGGGCAGGTGGTCTCGGGGGAACTCGACGTCGACCGGATGGATTACCTGGTGCGGGATGCCCACCACACGGGCGTTCCCTACGGCACGATCGATCATGGCCGGCTCGTCCGCGAGCTGACGTTCGTCGACGGCGAACTCGTCCTCGACGAGGGGAACGTCCAGACTGCCGAAAGCCTGCTGGTCGCGCGGGCGCTGATGAACCCGACGGTCTACAGTCATAGCGTCGCCCGGATCAGCAAGGCGATGCTCCGACGGGCTGCCGAACGACTGTTGGACGCTCCTGAGACCGATGTCGACGCCGCGACCCTCCAGCGGATGGACGACCACGACCTGATCGTCGCCCTGCGCTCGTGTGATCGAACGGCGGCGTTCTCGAGGCGACTGGATCACCGCGACCTGTACAAGCGGGCGGTCTGGGCCGAACTCGACGACGTGCCCGACGAGATCATCGACGCCGATCACGAAACGATCTGCGACCTCGAGCACGAGATCGGCGATCGGGCGGATGTCGACCCTACCGACGTCATCCTCGACGTGCCGAGTCGGCCCTCGATGACGGAGTCGACGACGCGCGTGATGGTCAACGGCGAGATCCGACAGCTGGGCCAGCAGTCGCCGCTGGTCGCGGCGCTGCGGGCGGCCCAGCACTCTCAGTGGCGACTCGGCGTCTACTCGCCGCCCGAGTTGCGGGATCGGGTCGGTCGGGCCGCCGTCGATGTGCTCAGACTGGACATCGATGGTGCGCTCGTCAGCGAGGTCCGAAACGGGCTGGACGCGACGCTCGATCAGTTCGTCGACTGA
- a CDS encoding amidohydrolase family protein — MERTGTILRGREFEPIGGRVVIDDEGRIEAIEETSVESDDIILPAFVNAHTHIGDSIAKEAGGGLSLEELVAPPDGLKHRLLRQASRDELVSAMARSLSFMQRAGTAACLDFREGDVEGVRMLADAAEGLEIDALSFARGSIDAMHAGDGFGASGTNDANFDQERRATREAGKPFGIHAGEVDESDINPALDLEPDFLVHMVHPEPLHLDRLADSEIPVVVCPRSNLVTGVGLSPYEELNERTTLALGTDNVMLNSPSMFREMEFLAKLSDLPADEILRMATINGAEIADLEYGLVEPGREARLLVLDGDSDNLAGARDPVRAVVRRAGVDDVREVVYR; from the coding sequence ATGGAACGAACGGGAACGATTCTCCGCGGCCGCGAGTTCGAGCCTATCGGGGGACGGGTCGTCATCGACGACGAGGGTCGCATCGAGGCCATCGAGGAAACGTCGGTCGAGAGTGACGACATCATCCTCCCGGCCTTCGTCAACGCCCACACACACATCGGCGACTCGATCGCCAAGGAAGCCGGTGGCGGCCTCTCGCTCGAGGAACTGGTCGCGCCGCCGGACGGGCTGAAACATCGGTTGCTCCGGCAGGCCTCCCGCGACGAACTCGTGAGCGCGATGGCGCGCTCGCTGTCGTTCATGCAGCGGGCCGGGACGGCGGCCTGCCTGGACTTTCGCGAGGGCGACGTCGAGGGTGTTCGGATGCTCGCAGACGCCGCCGAGGGTCTCGAGATCGATGCACTGTCCTTTGCCCGCGGCTCTATCGATGCGATGCATGCCGGCGATGGCTTCGGTGCCAGCGGGACGAACGATGCGAATTTCGACCAGGAGCGGCGGGCGACCCGCGAGGCGGGCAAGCCCTTCGGCATCCACGCCGGCGAGGTTGACGAAAGCGATATCAACCCAGCGCTGGATCTCGAGCCCGACTTTCTGGTACACATGGTCCATCCCGAACCGCTGCACCTCGATCGGCTCGCAGACAGCGAGATTCCGGTCGTCGTCTGCCCCCGCTCGAATCTCGTGACTGGCGTCGGGCTGTCTCCTTACGAAGAACTAAACGAGCGCACGACGCTCGCACTCGGGACGGATAACGTGATGCTCAACTCGCCGTCGATGTTCCGCGAGATGGAGTTCCTCGCGAAACTGTCCGACTTGCCGGCCGACGAAATCCTTCGGATGGCAACCATCAACGGAGCCGAAATCGCCGATCTCGAGTACGGCCTCGTAGAGCCCGGCCGGGAGGCCCGGCTATTGGTGCTCGACGGCGACTCGGACAACCTCGCCGGCGCGCGCGATCCCGTCCGGGCCGTCGTCCGGCGCGCTGGCGTCGACGACGTTCGGGAAGTCGTCTACAGATAG
- a CDS encoding gamma carbonic anhydrase family protein: MLRSFNGTEPQVADSAYVDEAAVVIGDVVIEDDASVWPNTTLRGDHGRIVVGEGANVQDNAVLHEDAELKPYSTVGHSAIVHDATVAERALVGMNAVVLDGAHVAAGSVVTEGTEIPPSTLVAGSPAEPKTEIDDPHLEATADRYVELANEHAETAERLD, encoded by the coding sequence ATGCTCCGTTCGTTCAATGGGACCGAACCGCAGGTGGCCGACTCCGCGTACGTCGACGAGGCCGCAGTCGTCATCGGCGACGTCGTCATCGAAGACGATGCGAGCGTCTGGCCGAACACTACGCTTCGCGGCGATCACGGTCGGATCGTCGTTGGCGAGGGTGCAAACGTTCAGGACAACGCCGTTCTCCACGAGGACGCAGAATTAAAACCCTACTCGACGGTCGGCCACAGCGCCATCGTCCACGACGCGACCGTTGCCGAGCGCGCGCTCGTGGGCATGAACGCCGTCGTCCTCGACGGGGCCCACGTCGCCGCCGGCAGCGTCGTCACCGAGGGCACCGAGATCCCGCCGTCGACGCTCGTCGCCGGGTCACCCGCCGAGCCGAAGACGGAGATCGACGACCCACATCTCGAGGCGACCGCCGACCGGTACGTCGAACTCGCGAACGAACACGCCGAGACAGCAGAACGGCTCGACTGA
- a CDS encoding DUF3006 domain-containing protein produces MSETYTAVLDRIVDGETAVLLLEADGNVVDDLPVAVERLPAAGRHEGAVLSVTVDRDEGRLLEATYRADTERDRRESLQDRFDRLSERLSDRGDEN; encoded by the coding sequence ATGAGCGAGACCTACACTGCCGTCCTCGATCGAATCGTCGACGGGGAGACGGCAGTGCTCTTGCTCGAGGCCGACGGCAACGTCGTCGACGACCTCCCGGTTGCAGTCGAACGGCTGCCGGCGGCTGGCCGCCACGAGGGTGCCGTCCTCTCCGTGACCGTCGACCGCGACGAGGGGCGCCTGCTCGAGGCGACGTATCGCGCCGACACCGAACGGGACCGCCGGGAGTCCCTACAGGACCGATTCGACCGTCTCTCCGAGCGACTGTCGGACCGAGGGGACGAGAACTAG
- a CDS encoding ComEC/Rec2 family competence protein — translation MRRELLVVAVAGLLVVAGCSSAIDGSDGIEREGAADVSGTLELHHIDVGQADSTLIVTPSNETILIDTGDYRDDGQAVIDYLEAHDIDRIDHLIATHGHADHIGGHPELIEHFEETGDGIGAIYDSGVPHPTATYEHYLDAVEAYNVSFYEVVAGDRLPVAGDGLEATVLNPPDGDASGDIDTNGVVLSLAFGDFSYLTTGDLDASGEQRLVETYGDDLASDAYQAGHHGSSTSSNAPFLDRVDPDIAVVSSPVDSRYGHPHDEVLAAFADRGIETYWTGVHGDIVVTTNGTAASVATERNASTDPATLLERKHAIESALVAPLAHSGLSAARGLPTPDSGRSSVAGAVVRASGEGVAR, via the coding sequence ATGCGCCGAGAACTGCTGGTCGTTGCCGTCGCGGGACTGCTCGTTGTCGCTGGCTGTAGCAGCGCAATCGATGGCAGCGACGGCATCGAGCGTGAGGGGGCAGCCGACGTCAGTGGCACCCTCGAGCTCCACCACATCGACGTCGGACAGGCCGATTCGACTCTCATCGTGACGCCGTCGAACGAGACGATCCTGATCGATACGGGCGACTACCGCGACGACGGACAGGCAGTTATCGACTATCTCGAGGCCCACGACATCGACCGAATCGATCACCTGATCGCGACCCACGGCCACGCCGACCACATCGGCGGCCACCCCGAACTCATCGAACACTTCGAAGAAACAGGTGACGGGATCGGCGCGATCTACGACTCCGGCGTCCCTCATCCAACCGCGACCTACGAGCACTACCTCGATGCCGTCGAGGCATACAACGTCTCGTTCTACGAGGTCGTCGCGGGTGATCGGCTGCCGGTGGCTGGCGACGGCCTCGAGGCCACCGTCCTGAACCCACCTGACGGCGACGCGAGCGGTGACATCGACACTAACGGTGTCGTCCTCTCGCTTGCCTTCGGCGACTTCTCGTATCTGACGACCGGCGACCTCGACGCCAGTGGGGAACAGCGACTGGTCGAGACGTACGGCGACGATCTCGCGTCAGATGCCTACCAGGCGGGCCACCACGGTTCGTCGACCTCCTCGAACGCGCCGTTTCTCGACCGGGTCGATCCCGATATCGCGGTCGTCTCGAGTCCAGTCGACTCTCGCTACGGCCACCCACACGATGAAGTGCTCGCGGCCTTCGCCGACCGCGGGATCGAGACCTACTGGACCGGCGTCCACGGCGATATTGTCGTGACGACCAACGGGACGGCTGCCTCGGTCGCCACGGAACGGAACGCATCGACCGACCCGGCGACGCTGCTCGAGCGCAAACACGCGATCGAGTCGGCACTCGTGGCTCCGCTGGCACACAGCGGGCTATCCGCCGCGCGTGGACTGCCGACACCCGACAGCGGTCGGTCGTCGGTTGCCGGCGCTGTCGTTCGTGCTTCGGGGGAGGGGGTAGCGAGATGA
- a CDS encoding OsmC family protein produces MAKTVTTVSEEGYSATNDIREFETTIDANGEDAPDTLEALLAAYGSCYVPALRVGGQQRGADDLGKIEIDITGELNDDDKLESIHFDISVAGDVDNDTGEEVIERAFELCKVHDALKDSLHADTTFEGDAF; encoded by the coding sequence ATGGCGAAAACAGTCACCACCGTCTCCGAGGAGGGGTACAGCGCCACCAACGACATCCGCGAGTTCGAGACCACGATCGACGCCAACGGCGAGGACGCACCCGACACGCTCGAGGCGCTGCTGGCGGCGTATGGCTCTTGTTACGTGCCGGCGCTGCGCGTCGGCGGCCAGCAACGCGGGGCCGACGACCTCGGCAAGATCGAGATCGATATCACTGGCGAACTGAACGACGACGACAAACTCGAGTCGATTCACTTCGATATCAGCGTCGCGGGCGACGTCGACAACGATACTGGCGAGGAAGTCATCGAGCGCGCCTTCGAACTCTGTAAGGTTCACGACGCGCTGAAAGACAGTCTCCACGCCGACACGACCTTCGAAGGCGACGCGTTCTGA
- a CDS encoding metal-dependent hydrolase, which yields MEVTWHGHSTWHVTVGETELLIDPFFDNPKTDLEPADVDTPDYVLLTHGHADHIADAGAFSEATLVATPELVSYCQDEFGFEDAVGGMGMNLGGTVECGDAYVTMVRADHTNGIMTENDASGGMPAGFVVSDTKPTQVADEDATTFYHAGDTSLMTEMREVVGPYLEPDAAAVPIGDHFTMGPWQAAVAVDWLDVDHAFPQHYDTFPPIEQDPEDFAREVRATGSTAEVHTLEADEPVELEP from the coding sequence ATGGAAGTTACCTGGCATGGCCACTCGACGTGGCACGTCACCGTTGGAGAGACGGAACTGTTGATCGATCCGTTCTTCGACAACCCGAAGACCGACCTCGAGCCGGCCGACGTCGACACGCCCGATTACGTGCTGTTGACACACGGCCACGCCGACCACATCGCCGACGCCGGGGCGTTTTCGGAGGCGACGCTGGTCGCGACGCCGGAACTCGTCTCCTACTGCCAGGACGAGTTCGGTTTCGAGGACGCCGTTGGCGGGATGGGGATGAACCTCGGCGGTACCGTCGAGTGTGGCGACGCCTACGTCACCATGGTCCGGGCCGACCACACTAACGGGATCATGACCGAAAACGACGCGAGCGGCGGGATGCCCGCCGGCTTCGTCGTCTCCGATACGAAGCCAACGCAGGTCGCAGACGAGGACGCGACGACGTTCTACCACGCCGGCGACACCAGCCTCATGACCGAGATGCGTGAAGTCGTCGGCCCGTATCTCGAGCCCGACGCCGCCGCGGTGCCGATCGGCGATCACTTTACTATGGGGCCGTGGCAGGCTGCCGTTGCCGTCGACTGGCTCGACGTCGATCACGCCTTCCCACAGCACTACGATACGTTCCCACCGATCGAACAGGACCCCGAGGACTTCGCCAGGGAAGTGCGCGCGACCGGCAGCACCGCCGAGGTCCACACGCTCGAAGCCGACGAGCCGGTCGAACTCGAGCCCTGA
- a CDS encoding OB-fold nucleic acid binding domain-containing protein produces MGNCIICGTPVDGEICESHEEDAVFEFRGTSPSQLTPGRYYRGTVDGYADFGVFIDIGDHVTGLLHRSELDRRLESLDWEPGDDVFVQVLDVRDNGNVDLGWSIRQREREFRGHLIETADGEYRPEDLEDDTDAEPSDESDAETPAAGELQAGATEEPEPAAAETGGTVASSGSVATETAAASTPTTDDAAESDSETEQEPALKRTTVDAIENQVGSVVRLEGEITGVRQTSGPTVFELRDETATVECAAFKEAGVRAYPAVELDDIVALEGEVERHNGDLQIETESLDILEAEARETVVDRLESALEQEARPEDVALLADHDAVAAVEDGIADAATAIRRAVMEARPVVVRHGATADGYVAGAAIERAVLPLIREKHTREDAEYHYFERRPLDGRVYDMDAATNDVTSMLEARDRHGEQLPLVVLVDAGSTVESVDGYDLLSLYDAEALVIDDSRADDEITDAVSVAVAPSLAGADVADVTSTALATNVAAHVNDDVRDDLEHLPAVSYWEDTPEAYLDLASEAGYDETGVSERREAVALEAYYQSYKDKRELIIDLLFGDGENSERPRNGDLAAHVSEQFRDKLETELETARENLTVEGVDGVTVSVLDTDAFTHRYNFPTTILLLDALHRSEREQADTYVTLGVGDDELHVRATEDVNVRDLGDAIAEAVPNGGVSVVGGADGHVEFLPGERDSVRDAALEALGETLA; encoded by the coding sequence ATGGGTAACTGTATCATCTGCGGCACACCCGTTGACGGCGAGATCTGCGAGAGTCACGAGGAGGATGCTGTTTTCGAATTTCGCGGCACGTCTCCCTCGCAGCTCACGCCCGGTCGCTACTACCGGGGGACCGTCGACGGCTACGCCGACTTCGGTGTCTTCATCGACATCGGAGACCACGTCACTGGCCTGTTGCACAGAAGCGAACTCGACCGCCGACTCGAAAGTCTCGACTGGGAACCGGGCGACGACGTGTTCGTCCAGGTACTCGACGTCCGCGACAACGGCAACGTCGACCTCGGCTGGTCGATCCGCCAGCGCGAACGTGAGTTCCGTGGCCACTTGATCGAGACCGCCGACGGCGAGTACCGACCGGAAGACCTTGAGGACGACACTGATGCGGAGCCGTCCGACGAGAGCGACGCCGAAACACCGGCAGCCGGCGAGTTGCAAGCTGGTGCCACTGAAGAGCCCGAACCCGCAGCCGCGGAGACGGGCGGTACCGTCGCAAGCAGCGGCTCCGTCGCGACCGAGACTGCTGCCGCGTCGACGCCGACGACCGACGACGCCGCCGAGTCCGACTCCGAGACCGAACAGGAGCCCGCACTCAAGCGGACCACCGTCGATGCTATCGAGAATCAGGTCGGCAGCGTCGTCCGCCTCGAGGGTGAGATCACCGGCGTCCGCCAGACCAGCGGTCCGACGGTCTTCGAACTGCGCGACGAAACCGCGACCGTCGAGTGTGCGGCGTTCAAGGAAGCCGGCGTTCGCGCCTACCCCGCCGTCGAACTCGATGACATCGTCGCCCTCGAAGGCGAGGTCGAACGCCACAACGGCGACCTGCAGATCGAGACCGAGTCCCTCGATATCCTCGAGGCCGAGGCCCGCGAAACGGTCGTCGACCGTCTCGAGAGCGCGCTCGAACAGGAGGCACGACCCGAAGACGTCGCGCTACTGGCCGACCACGACGCAGTCGCAGCCGTCGAAGACGGTATCGCCGACGCGGCGACCGCGATCCGCCGTGCGGTCATGGAGGCCCGCCCGGTCGTCGTCCGCCACGGCGCGACCGCAGACGGCTACGTTGCCGGCGCTGCCATCGAACGCGCCGTCCTCCCGCTGATCCGCGAGAAACACACCCGTGAGGACGCTGAGTATCACTACTTCGAGCGCCGCCCGCTCGACGGTCGCGTCTACGACATGGACGCCGCGACCAACGACGTTACCTCGATGCTCGAAGCCCGCGACCGCCACGGTGAACAGCTCCCGCTGGTCGTCCTGGTCGACGCCGGCTCGACTGTCGAATCCGTCGACGGCTACGACCTGCTCTCGCTGTACGACGCCGAGGCGCTCGTGATCGACGACAGCCGCGCCGACGACGAGATTACCGACGCCGTCTCCGTCGCCGTCGCCCCGTCGCTGGCCGGCGCTGACGTTGCCGACGTCACCTCGACCGCGCTGGCGACCAACGTCGCTGCCCACGTCAACGACGACGTCCGCGACGATCTCGAGCACCTTCCCGCAGTCAGCTACTGGGAGGACACGCCCGAGGCATACCTCGACCTCGCCAGCGAGGCCGGCTACGACGAGACTGGCGTCTCCGAACGCCGCGAAGCCGTCGCCCTCGAAGCCTACTACCAGTCCTACAAGGACAAGCGCGAACTCATCATCGACCTGCTGTTCGGCGATGGCGAGAACTCGGAGCGACCCCGGAACGGCGACCTCGCCGCCCACGTCTCCGAGCAGTTCCGCGACAAGCTCGAGACCGAACTCGAGACGGCTCGCGAGAACCTCACCGTCGAAGGCGTCGACGGTGTCACCGTCTCCGTCCTCGATACGGACGCGTTCACCCACCGGTACAACTTCCCGACGACGATCCTGCTGCTGGACGCGCTCCACCGCAGCGAGCGCGAGCAGGCAGACACCTACGTCACGCTCGGCGTCGGCGACGACGAACTCCACGTCCGCGCGACCGAAGACGTGAACGTCCGCGACCTCGGCGACGCGATCGCCGAGGCCGTGCCAAACGGCGGCGTCAGCGTCGTCGGCGGTGCCGACGGCCACGTCGAGTTCCTGCCCGGCGAACGCGATTCGGTTCGTGACGCCGCACTCGAGGCGCTCGGCGAGACGCTCGCGTAA
- a CDS encoding SHOCT domain-containing protein: MNGSERVDRGGADGPWTRLRENATGITSLLVTAFWLGAMFTGQDWWLAALLVGYIAVVPLVAILFGDEDDRREWADEYLSTDTAETDGKSEPTDSKTDALETLRERYAAGDLTDEQFERKLERLLDTETLEEAQEWGQKRDRERTDDRERDLEYDR, from the coding sequence ATGAACGGGAGCGAGCGAGTCGATCGCGGCGGGGCTGACGGGCCGTGGACTCGGTTGCGTGAGAACGCGACCGGGATCACCTCACTACTCGTGACGGCCTTCTGGCTCGGTGCGATGTTTACCGGACAGGACTGGTGGCTCGCGGCGTTGCTCGTCGGCTACATCGCCGTCGTCCCGCTGGTCGCGATCCTCTTCGGTGACGAAGACGATCGCCGCGAGTGGGCCGACGAATATCTCAGTACGGACACCGCCGAGACGGACGGGAAATCTGAGCCGACGGATTCCAAGACCGACGCCCTCGAGACGTTGCGCGAGCGCTACGCCGCCGGCGACCTCACTGACGAGCAGTTCGAGCGGAAACTCGAGCGACTGCTGGACACGGAGACGCTCGAGGAGGCTCAGGAGTGGGGCCAAAAGCGGGATCGGGAGCGAACGGACGATCGAGAGCGGGATCTCGAGTACGACCGATGA
- the mnhG gene encoding monovalent cation/H(+) antiporter subunit G, protein MIHTAIVIALVVVGAFFLTVGTIGLLRLPNVYNRMHATSKPTTLGTAAIFLAGFVEFGPGSEGLTALIGIAFLFLTIPTGSHMIARAAERIGVPFLGSVTWPDPNAVERPGGTERADDAEPSDD, encoded by the coding sequence ATGATTCACACTGCCATCGTCATCGCGCTGGTCGTCGTCGGGGCCTTTTTCCTCACCGTCGGCACCATCGGTCTGCTGCGCCTGCCGAACGTCTACAATCGGATGCACGCCACCAGTAAGCCGACGACGCTCGGCACCGCGGCGATCTTCCTGGCCGGCTTCGTCGAGTTCGGCCCCGGCAGCGAGGGGTTGACTGCTCTCATCGGGATCGCCTTCCTCTTTCTGACGATCCCGACTGGCTCGCACATGATCGCCCGCGCCGCCGAGCGCATCGGGGTCCCCTTCCTTGGGAGCGTCACCTGGCCCGACCCGAACGCGGTCGAACGACCCGGCGGTACCGAGCGAGCCGACGATGCCGAGCCAAGCGACGATTGA
- a CDS encoding monovalent cation/H+ antiporter complex subunit F, with amino-acid sequence MTEADPVVLETAIHGALILVSGLCVLCGYRVIRGPTNPDRVVALDAIGTNVVAIAVLFALLTGRGLFITVSLVLAIIGFIATVAVAKFVTDGEVIE; translated from the coding sequence ATGACTGAGGCCGACCCGGTCGTGCTCGAGACGGCGATCCACGGCGCGCTAATCCTCGTCAGTGGCCTCTGTGTCCTCTGTGGGTACCGCGTCATTCGGGGGCCGACGAACCCGGATCGGGTGGTCGCACTGGACGCCATCGGGACGAACGTCGTCGCGATTGCGGTGCTGTTCGCACTGCTGACTGGCCGGGGCCTCTTTATCACGGTGAGCCTCGTGCTCGCGATCATCGGCTTCATCGCAACCGTCGCTGTCGCTAAGTTCGTCACCGACGGCGAGGTGATCGAATGA